Proteins from one Erysipelothrix larvae genomic window:
- a CDS encoding polysaccharide deacetylase family protein: MKKRKIRRWVVYALVFVLVGGLTYAGIWFYNAVSIQFPENMLNVEQTNKNFGSQKTIKDKTSSYFIVQHYPHTGVEPLDQWIKESTDAIREQVKKEVLINAIVKEGEKPYEFLQDYASEILDGNFISIKMTAYLNNQIYNTESKVFDKRLNRFSSVNDFFKPLALRRLTNEARESIDMGEMSRMDFLSKVSLLTGTENIFIKGTTFTFTFSDSLSFTKDMAENENYLLLNLGDLKSNDSPVYPTYVAQGVDPQSKLIALTFDDGPHMELTAQIMDILEKYDAHATFFVMGSRVEGREEILVDMLNRGHQLANHSWNHPNFTKLKPEEALEQVINTENALIKATGYEGPYFVRPPYGAINPGLRELIDRVFINWTVDSEDWLSKDADAICKHIDYAAFDGSIVLMHDIHESTAQSLECVLSSLKEDGYTFVTVRELLEARGQGPNSGQLYREAVK, encoded by the coding sequence ATGAAGAAAAGAAAAATTAGACGTTGGGTTGTTTACGCACTCGTCTTTGTACTTGTCGGGGGGCTGACTTATGCAGGGATATGGTTTTACAACGCCGTTTCCATACAATTTCCGGAAAATATGTTAAATGTAGAACAAACAAATAAAAACTTTGGTAGCCAAAAAACAATTAAAGATAAAACATCCAGTTATTTTATCGTCCAACATTATCCACATACTGGTGTTGAACCACTTGATCAATGGATTAAAGAAAGTACGGATGCAATTCGCGAGCAAGTTAAGAAAGAAGTTTTAATAAACGCAATTGTTAAAGAGGGTGAAAAACCCTATGAGTTTCTGCAAGATTATGCTTCAGAGATTCTGGATGGAAACTTTATATCCATTAAGATGACTGCTTATCTCAACAATCAAATTTATAATACCGAGTCAAAAGTATTTGATAAGCGTCTCAATCGTTTCAGTTCTGTTAATGATTTTTTCAAACCACTCGCACTTCGTCGCTTAACAAATGAAGCACGCGAAAGTATTGATATGGGTGAAATGAGTCGCATGGACTTTCTAAGTAAGGTTTCATTATTAACAGGCACTGAGAATATTTTCATTAAGGGAACTACCTTTACGTTCACCTTCAGTGACTCCTTATCATTCACAAAAGATATGGCTGAAAACGAAAATTATTTGTTATTGAATCTTGGTGATTTGAAATCAAATGATTCACCCGTTTACCCGACTTATGTCGCACAAGGGGTTGATCCACAATCTAAGCTCATCGCCCTTACATTTGATGATGGTCCGCATATGGAATTGACGGCTCAAATAATGGATATTCTTGAGAAATACGATGCACACGCAACATTCTTTGTAATGGGTAGTCGTGTTGAAGGCCGCGAAGAAATTCTTGTTGATATGTTAAATCGAGGCCATCAACTGGCAAATCACTCTTGGAATCATCCAAATTTCACCAAATTGAAACCTGAAGAAGCACTTGAACAAGTTATCAATACAGAAAATGCGTTGATCAAAGCAACTGGGTATGAAGGGCCTTATTTTGTACGACCTCCTTATGGTGCGATTAATCCAGGACTTCGCGAATTAATTGACCGTGTGTTTATCAATTGGACTGTCGATTCAGAAGATTGGCTTTCAAAAGATGCAGATGCAATATGTAAGCATATCGACTACGCTGCATTTGATGGTTCCATTGTACTCATGCACGATATTCATGAATCAACTGCACAATCACTCGAATGTGTGCTCAGTTCACTCAAAGAAGATGGGTATACCTTTGTAACAGTTCGTGAACTACTCGAAGCACGTGGTCAAGGACCAAACTCTGGCCAACTCTATCGTGAAGCAGTGAAGTAA
- the rplU gene encoding 50S ribosomal protein L21, with translation MYAIIETGGKQVMVEQGQTIYVEKLDVAEGETVVFDTVVAVKNRTLKVGTPYVKGATVTAKVEKHGKGKKIKIFKYVSKKSSTRKSQGHRQPYTRLVVEAIEG, from the coding sequence ATGTACGCAATTATTGAAACTGGTGGAAAACAAGTAATGGTAGAACAAGGCCAAACAATTTACGTAGAGAAATTGGATGTAGCTGAAGGAGAAACTGTTGTTTTCGATACTGTTGTCGCAGTGAAAAACCGCACTCTTAAAGTGGGTACCCCATATGTTAAAGGTGCAACGGTTACTGCTAAAGTTGAAAAACATGGCAAAGGTAAGAAAATCAAAATCTTCAAATATGTTTCTAAGAAGAGTTCTACTCGTAAGAGCCAAGGTCATCGTCAACCTTACACACGTTTGGTTGTAGAAGCAATCGAAGGCTAA
- a CDS encoding ribosomal-processing cysteine protease Prp, whose product MIQVIVTRSKDSIERIEVSGHAYTNDPGYDLVCAGVSSVMTGALNGFDQLDDNSELIMNEEPYISIRCMTVNKTNQILLQFVLTQLKTIEFSHSDAIQILEKEDIR is encoded by the coding sequence ATGATTCAGGTTATTGTTACACGTTCAAAAGATTCCATTGAACGCATTGAAGTATCGGGTCATGCATATACAAATGATCCAGGGTATGATTTGGTGTGTGCAGGCGTCAGTTCAGTAATGACAGGCGCATTAAATGGTTTTGATCAATTGGACGATAACAGTGAATTAATTATGAATGAAGAACCATACATCTCTATACGATGTATGACGGTAAATAAAACAAATCAAATTTTACTTCAGTTTGTATTAACTCAATTGAAAACAATTGAATTCTCACATTCTGATGCAATACAAATACTTGAAAAGGAGGACATCCGATGA
- the rpmA gene encoding 50S ribosomal protein L27 yields the protein MKFVLNIQLFASKKGVGSTKNGRDSHAKRLGAKRADGEFATAGSILYRQRGTKLHPGQNVGRGGDDTLFAKVDGVVKYERISRSRRCISVYPVA from the coding sequence ATGAAATTCGTATTAAATATTCAGTTGTTCGCTTCGAAAAAGGGAGTAGGTTCTACAAAGAACGGTCGTGACTCTCATGCGAAACGACTTGGAGCTAAACGTGCTGATGGTGAATTCGCAACTGCTGGTTCAATTCTATATCGTCAACGTGGAACAAAGCTTCACCCAGGTCAAAATGTAGGACGTGGCGGTGACGATACATTGTTTGCAAAAGTTGACGGTGTTGTTAAATATGAACGCATCAGTCGTTCACGCCGTTGTATCTCGGTTTATCCGGTAGCGTAA
- the obgE gene encoding GTPase ObgE, translated as MFVDRVKIKVIAGNGGNGMSSFRREPFVPLGGPYGGDGGKGGDIVLVGDSNKTTLLDFRYHRIVKADRGQNGKNKRMHGRGADDIVIPVPLGTIVKDIEKDIVVADIVRQGQRVVVANGGRGGRGNARFKTHKDPAPTYAEKGLIGETKELVLELKLLADVGLVGFPSVGKSTLLSVVTRAKPEIADYHFTTLSPNLGIASSNDGRSFVIADLPGLIEDAHQGKGLGHVFLRHIERCRVLCHVVDMGAEDGRDPVEDFKVINNELLQYSEDILERPMVVVANKMDLDPAKANLKRFKEAYPEVEVFEMITVVGEGKDALLYRLADLLDENRQEKEIEQAETVVFKYEAPKPKFEVVPLNPGLWEVTGEKIDKLFDQFDVQEEDEAIQFGMAMKRLGVDQALRDAGCKHGDTVILGDIQFEFDEGVIE; from the coding sequence ATGTTTGTAGATCGCGTTAAGATTAAGGTCATTGCTGGTAATGGTGGCAATGGTATGTCGTCTTTTAGACGTGAACCATTTGTACCCCTAGGTGGGCCTTATGGTGGAGATGGCGGTAAAGGAGGTGACATCGTTTTAGTGGGTGATTCCAATAAAACAACGTTACTTGACTTTAGGTACCATCGTATTGTGAAAGCCGATCGTGGGCAAAATGGTAAGAATAAACGAATGCATGGGCGAGGTGCTGATGATATCGTGATTCCTGTACCATTAGGGACGATTGTTAAAGATATTGAAAAGGATATAGTTGTTGCAGATATCGTACGTCAGGGTCAACGGGTTGTTGTTGCAAATGGTGGACGAGGGGGTCGTGGGAATGCACGATTCAAAACCCATAAAGATCCTGCGCCAACTTATGCTGAAAAAGGATTAATTGGTGAAACAAAAGAACTAGTGCTTGAACTAAAATTACTTGCAGATGTTGGACTAGTAGGATTCCCATCTGTTGGGAAATCAACACTACTTTCAGTTGTAACACGTGCTAAACCCGAAATCGCGGATTATCACTTTACAACACTCTCACCAAATTTAGGTATTGCGAGCAGTAATGATGGTCGCTCTTTTGTCATTGCTGACTTACCAGGACTTATTGAAGATGCCCATCAAGGAAAAGGATTGGGGCATGTGTTCTTGCGTCATATCGAACGATGCCGTGTCTTGTGTCATGTTGTTGATATGGGTGCTGAAGATGGAAGAGATCCTGTTGAAGATTTTAAGGTCATTAACAATGAGCTTTTACAATACTCAGAAGATATTTTAGAAAGACCGATGGTAGTTGTTGCAAATAAGATGGATTTAGATCCAGCAAAAGCAAACCTAAAACGCTTCAAAGAAGCCTATCCTGAAGTTGAAGTTTTTGAAATGATTACTGTTGTTGGTGAAGGAAAGGATGCACTGTTGTATCGACTTGCCGATCTATTGGATGAAAACCGTCAAGAAAAAGAAATTGAACAAGCTGAAACAGTTGTATTCAAATATGAAGCGCCAAAACCTAAGTTTGAAGTGGTTCCATTAAACCCTGGATTATGGGAAGTAACTGGTGAAAAAATTGATAAACTCTTTGATCAGTTTGATGTTCAGGAAGAAGATGAAGCCATTCAATTTGGTATGGCCATGAAACGATTGGGTGTTGACCAAGCCTTGCGTGATGCAGGATGTAAGCATGGTGATACCGTAATCTTAGGCGATATTCAATTTGAATTTGATGAAGGTGTGATAGAATAG
- the ruvA gene encoding Holliday junction branch migration protein RuvA translates to MIAYVSGTCVFKEEDAVIIDVNGLGYQVFCPTTHSILVNHNITLHTYYYVREDAILLYGFESREDLNLFNRLITVKGVGPRVALGIMKKVPSSDLVNAIEAGNHTYLKTMPGVGPKMASQIVLDLKGKLVSASSNAPVSKFDGLFEDVAVALGDLGFKRGEINSIKTQLHESRATDINTLIKQALKLLAR, encoded by the coding sequence ATGATAGCTTATGTTTCAGGAACTTGTGTTTTTAAAGAAGAAGATGCAGTAATCATTGATGTGAATGGTCTTGGATATCAAGTGTTTTGTCCAACGACCCATTCAATTTTAGTAAATCATAATATTACATTACATACTTATTACTATGTTCGTGAAGACGCCATTCTTTTGTATGGATTCGAATCGCGTGAAGATTTAAATCTTTTTAATCGCTTAATCACGGTAAAAGGTGTCGGACCTAGGGTCGCACTTGGTATCATGAAAAAAGTACCTTCAAGCGATTTGGTAAATGCAATTGAAGCAGGGAATCACACTTATTTGAAAACAATGCCAGGTGTGGGACCAAAGATGGCTTCTCAGATTGTCCTTGATTTGAAAGGGAAATTGGTCAGTGCTTCAAGCAATGCACCAGTCTCTAAGTTTGACGGCTTATTTGAAGATGTGGCAGTTGCGTTGGGAGACCTTGGATTTAAACGTGGTGAAATCAACAGCATCAAAACACAACTTCACGAATCAAGAGCAACAGATATCAATACTTTAATTAAACAAGCATTAAAATTATTAGCACGATAG
- the ruvB gene encoding Holliday junction branch migration DNA helicase RuvB has product MSRLVAPELDQESMDSELSLRPKTLNEYIGQTALKENLSIFIQAARARYESLDHLLFYGPPGLGKTTIAHIIAHEMNSGIKVASGPSIERSGELAALLSSLEPGDVLFIDEIHRLPKVVEEVLYSAMEDFVLDVIIGKDATSRSLRIDLPPFTLVGATTRAGDLSSPLRDRFGIVSKLDYYTHDELCQIIERTSRVMDTRINHEAIKKIASRSRGTPRIANRLFRRVRDFAFVMNDDFIDESIADYALNQLKVDSLGLDDVDIRYLKGIIERFKGGPVGIEAIASSISEEVMTLEDVYEPYLLQLGFINRTPRGRVVTQKAYEHLKIPYNDSMF; this is encoded by the coding sequence ATGAGTCGATTAGTAGCACCGGAACTTGATCAAGAATCAATGGATTCAGAATTGTCATTAAGACCCAAAACGCTCAATGAGTACATTGGTCAAACAGCATTAAAAGAGAATCTTTCTATATTTATTCAAGCCGCTCGCGCGCGGTATGAATCCTTGGATCATCTATTATTTTATGGACCTCCAGGTCTTGGAAAAACAACGATTGCCCATATTATTGCCCATGAAATGAATTCTGGGATTAAAGTTGCAAGTGGTCCAAGTATTGAACGCAGTGGGGAATTAGCGGCGCTATTATCGTCACTAGAACCTGGTGATGTCTTATTTATTGATGAGATTCATCGGCTTCCTAAGGTTGTTGAAGAGGTTTTGTATTCAGCGATGGAAGATTTTGTGTTAGATGTCATTATTGGCAAAGATGCAACATCACGTTCTTTACGCATCGATTTACCACCCTTTACACTTGTAGGTGCTACAACGCGTGCAGGTGATTTGTCGTCACCTTTGCGTGATCGTTTTGGGATTGTATCAAAACTAGATTACTACACACATGATGAACTGTGTCAAATTATTGAACGTACATCACGGGTTATGGATACCCGCATTAATCATGAAGCGATAAAAAAAATCGCATCTCGATCACGCGGAACTCCACGAATCGCAAATCGATTGTTTCGCCGTGTTCGCGATTTTGCATTTGTGATGAATGATGATTTTATTGACGAATCAATTGCAGATTACGCACTCAATCAACTTAAGGTGGATTCTTTAGGGTTGGATGATGTAGACATTCGATACCTAAAAGGAATCATTGAGCGCTTTAAAGGTGGGCCGGTTGGCATTGAAGCAATCGCATCAAGCATTTCTGAAGAAGTCATGACTTTAGAAGATGTCTATGAACCCTATTTATTACAGCTTGGTTTTATCAATCGAACACCAAGAGGACGTGTGGTAACACAAAAAGCATATGAACATTTAAAAATCCCTTATAATGATTCAATGTTTTAA